The Hippopotamus amphibius kiboko isolate mHipAmp2 chromosome 3, mHipAmp2.hap2, whole genome shotgun sequence genomic interval gttgtggcaagcaggggatttctcattacggtggcttttCTCGTTGTGGAACACACGCttcaggcacgtgggcttcagttgcagcacatgggctcagtagttgcagctagcaggctctagagcacaggctcagtaggtgtggcactcgggcttagttgctccttggcatgtgggatcttccttggccagggattgaacctgtgtccccctgcattggcaggtgggttcttaaccactgcaccaccagggaagtccctacattcaTTTTCTGAGGGTTGAAAGAGACTCTAAAAATGTTTAAACCCATCTCCCCTCTAACATTCCTTCTGTACTAGGTTAGGCTATGTTATGTTGCCGTAGCAGACAATACCTTAATCTTTCTTAGTGGCTTATTATGGCAAACATTATTTCTCACTTATCTTACGTGTATGATACTTGTTAGCCTGGGCAATCTGCTCGTGGTGGTGCTCAGGGACCCAGGTGAAGGAAACACCTCCATCTCCTGATGCTGCCATCCCAACACTAGCAGGATAGGAGACGGCCTGGAGAACAGTGCACTGGGTTTTAAACGCTTCCACCTGAAAGGACACCTGATTCTTCTACGTATATTTCACTGGTCAAAATAGTCACATGGCCATGTCGCGCTTCCATGGGGCAGGAAAGTACAATTCTCCTGTCTTCTAAGAAGAGGGAGACCGTAAATGTGAGGAGCATCTGTAATGTCTACCGTACTTCTCAGTGGATATCCCACCTAGAATGCTTTCGGAGATTTCCAATTCTTTATTCATGTGATGAGATTAACCCACCAAAATGCAGACTCCGAATCATTCTGAATACTTTTCATATCAAGTATCTTACTcactatttgtttatttctttagtaACCTACTCTGCTGTGCTGAGCAgtgtgaggaagagagaggaacatATCTGTTTCTTTGCTCTCCCAAGGTCCTAGACCAGGGGAAGTGGGcggggagacagaggcagagaggaagaggcaggagaaggggagaggagaggggaagagagagaaggacaagggaaggggagagatgaGAGTCAGTGCcgcaaaagaaattcaaatccCTGTGGTGTTCAAGGGTGATAAAAATTCATTGGAGTTTTAGAATAGCTTCAAGGAAGAGACCTtgaaaaacaggtaaaattttaatgcaaatctctctttctctctcaaatgGTATTTGTTGCGTTCTTTTTACACCAATTATACAAAATagtttaaagatgaaaataaaacctcTCTAGCCTGTAATCTTACTCCTTCAAAATAAGTATCATCAGcaggatatatgtgtgtgtgtacacattttatacatgtgtgtatatgcacgtacatgaacacacacatacatatagatgCAATCTGTTTTTGATGGTCAACAACCTGTCACTGCATCTTTCTATGCTGAGGCAATAGATGGTGGTTAGTGCTTTGTACATGGTAAGGACATCCCTGATTCTGTGAACAGCAGAGCCGAGCCAGGAGGTGGAGGTGAGCAGCCCACTTCGGCTGGCAGCATGATCAGCAGAGGTGTGCGAAAAGAAAAAGCTGGAAAGGTGAGTAGGCCAGGTCTCAGAGAATGTGCACTTCCACACCAGGAATCTCAATAATTTTCAGTGGGCAATGGTGAAActaatgatttatttaaattttaaataacttttaaacagCCTTACACTTGTATTAAACTTATATAAACTTGGGAAATACAGATATgctctagaaaaggaaaatacccaTTATCTCACCACTCAAAGATAATCCTGTTGACATCTTGATGTTTATATACCTAGATCATTTTCAACACGCACATATGCTCACTgtactttttataaaaatgggaCCTTACTGCATATTTCATTCTGTAACCTGGTTTTTAAGCCTAAAATGTTataaaaggcttttttttaaagaatgtaaagACAAATTATATTTAGTGGTTGAACAGCATCCTATTACATGGACTCTTACCCATAGAAATAACCAGTTGAGAATcacataaaagtaaaaatcaatttaatttatcCTCCCCCTTAAAAGCATTCCATTTACCTGGTTTTGATATTAAGAACTGATTCAAGAACAAGCTAAGAGGTTGAAGTCTGTGTGGCACTGATGGATACAGAAGTGGGAAAAAGAGCTATGGGCTGGGGGGAGCTTTCCTTACCTGAAACCAAAGATAATTTTAGGGGTTGAGGAGTACAATGATCAGAGTTGTGCATTTCGAAGGATCTTCTGGAGTAGTGTGCATTCTGCTGTAAAGAGGGATGAGACTGGGAGGGTCTATCAGATAGATGAAATAGGGACCATTTCTCCCTTTGGCAGAATGGGGCAGGTGGCACAGAGAAAGCATGTTGAAGGCAGCAGTACGGAAGCTCTAGGATAGGACTAAGAGCTTTCTTTTTCACAGATCCAGGACTCTCTTTTGTGCTGGCCTAATCAcagattctgtttccttgggattCTACAACCAGATGGATGATTATAGTATACTTTCATGAGTTTTTACTCTCATACTAGGTGCACATGTAAAGCTGGTCCAGGTGTTTAATGAGGCCATGGGATGCAAGGCTGTGTCTCACAACCCAGTGTTTGCTGCCTGAGCAAACTGGCCAACACTTGGCAAAGACCTATGTATAAACAGCCTGGGAGGCTATTTGGCCCTGTATGTAATTAGATGTGGGGATCAGTCATATGAAATGcacttattcaacaaatgctcactgagcacctgccatgtgccagatTCTGAAGGCCATTCTGAGATGGAGAAAATTCTGAGCTGGTGCCTAGGGTGTCCACAGCCTGGTGGACAAGACAACCAGGGCACAGGGAGGGATGACATCAGTGCCATCAAAGAAGAGCACAGGAGTGGACTGCCTGCTGCTGTCTAGGACTCTGAAACATTTCTTGTAGGTCTAGAGAATGAATTTGGATAGGTGGTAGGCAGGGGCACTATTTCCGGATCATTGACGCTGATGAATGCCTGGGGATGGGATATATCTCATTCCTGCTGAagctttttccctctctttctccttttttccctccttctttttccctccctcccttccttcctttcaaaaaaaaatgtatctgttaGAAAAAGCCACCTTGAATATGTGAGACACAGAGTGGTACAAGGGACACGTACCATAATTCATTACCTGGATCTACTCAGGAGACTCTGTAACTATCATTTTCCCCAACCCTGTACACTgccatgtatttatttaaaatattcttgccCTTGGGACTCAAAGTTCATATTCTTCAGGCTGTGGAGGGTATAGGAGCCTGACTTCTGGGAGGTAGTTTCAGTTTTCAAAACTGGATGTCTCTTGTGGTTCTCTTTCTTGTGATTGGCTAAACCTTTTGCTTAGAAAGCTGGGACCCAAGTCCGTCACCCCACTTCTCCGTTCCCGTCTGTAGCTCCCAGGGCTCAGTAACACTAGGTTACCTTACATGCCATGCAgctgtttttaaattgttgttgTCCACTGATCTCCATCAACCATAAGCAAGAGAACAGTTATCCTCCCTCTTCCAGCAACTTTCAGAACCTTCTTCTCCTTGGTCCCCTCCAGCAGCTGTGTGGCCATAGAGTTAGTGGAGGTCACAGGGGTCTTCAGCAGGTGCCCTCCCTTTAGTTTTGCTGGCAAACTCCTACCCAGGCTTCAAGTCTTAGGTCAAATGTCACTTCCACTAGAAAGCTTCTCAGCCCTTTCCAGCACCATCCAAGACATGCCTCACCAAGATTCTGCCTCATCTCAATGTTTTCTGCCTCATCCCATTGGCTCCATCCTGCTGTTAGTGGTGCTAACACATTCCCATGTCTTGGTGTTGCAATTTACCTGTTTGCAAGTGTATCCACTCTACTGACTTATTAGAGCACAAGGACTAtgtcttaattctttttctttgtaacagctttattgagatataatttacatatggtAGAGTTCactgtttaaagtgtacaattcaatgggtTTCAGTACACTCACAGAGTGCATCACTATAATCTAAGTTTAGAACATTTTTCCTTACCCCTCCCCCAAAGAAACCTTGTACTCACTAGCAGTCACTCCCAATTCCTTCCATCCTCCCAGTCCCCAACTCCAAGCCCTAGGCAGCCAGtactctattttctgtctctatggacattttatataaatgttatcATAGTCATTCATGTTTTGTATAGCCTTTTCTGACACTCAGTAGGTGCTtaggaaatatttattcagtaaatgtgTGAATACATGCAAGACTGAGAAGTTGATGCAGAGtagaacagaggaaagaatacCGGATTGAGAGCCAGAAGACCTGCACTCTAGTTCTGATTCTGTCATTTATTTATGTGACTTAGGGAAAATCCTTTGACTTTTCTGACTCTCGGCTTTCTAATCTGCAAAACACAGTTAATGATATCCATCCTCCTTCTCAAGGCATTTTTGCTATGGTGAGTATCAAATGAGGAAGTTCACTTGAAGGTATTTTGTACATCTGAGCATGCTGTACAGATGTAAGAATGATCTATGTTTGTTTTCACTCTCATCCTTTGAAATGCCTGTAATAATAAATCATTTATTACACTAGTGACAGAGGACAAGGTGGAACGGCAGAGCGCCAGTCTAAGGGGGCCAACCATGGACACCCACCTCTCATCTCCACTCCTGGAACCACGGCAGCTGAAACAGGGAAAGGGACTAACACAAGCCCAGAAATCTTACATCTATCAGTGCACGAGTTTCCCAGCCAAGTAAGGAGATAACGATCCATTTTAGACTGAAGATTAAATCAGTTCACTGGAAGAGAAATGGTGATGTAACTTTCTTTTATCTCTTGGCGGTCAAGAAATCCTAATTCACATTCTTATCACTTCTCTCCCACAGGCATTTCCATCAATCAGAGAAGGAGGGGGTATTCAGGTTTAAGAGTGAGTTCTTTACTGCCTCACCCAGGAATGGAGACGGGACCCTtctccttcctggttcagtcctttTCTCTATATATAGGTTTAGGAGAATTTGGAGGGGATGTGGGGTGGGAGTAGAGTAGCTTCTCAAATGTAAAATTCAGACTGCAGACATGATATGATATACatgacatacatacatacacaaatacatatgtGGCAGAAATGGCCTGGGAGTAACAGAATAAACCCCCTCAATCTAATAAAGGGTACGTAGGGAAAAAAGTGGCCTTGTAGATCAAAGTTTATCCTCAGAGGACCTTTGCTCCCATCCAATATTATTGTGAAGGAAATTCTCCAGGTTTCCAGAGAGATTAGAAGAGCCTGTGGTCTTAGTCTGGTCCAGGATGGAGTTTGCAAGAAAAAAACATGGATCTGGACTAAGGGATCAGCTCCACTTTCTCCAACCTCTCAAAGTCTGAGACTTGGAGCTGCCCTGGGAGCGAGGTTGGGGGGAATGGTGGTGCGCTGCTGAGCCAGGACTTGCCCATCTGCTCCCACCCGGGAGACTTTGGGCACTGCCTTCCAAGTTGTCatcttgttttttcccctctcctgACCATTTTGTCAGTCCACTACTTCCCCCCATTCCCCAGGAAGGGTACGCTTCCTATCTTTCTATATTCCTATGTCAGCTCTTTCTCCCACAGCTACTACTCCCCTCTGGTCCAGGATTTCTTAGCCTCAGCACTGTTGGCATTTGGGAGTCACAAGATTCTTTGTggtgaggggctgtcctgtgcgcTGTAGGATGTCTAGGAGCATCCCATTCCACTCCCCCTCTTCCCCGTTAGGACAAcctaaaatatctccagacattgtcaaatgtcccctgggggcaaaacTGCCccattgagaatcactgctccagTTCCTTCTCCTTCACTGTGTGTTAAGCATTTACCATGTGGAAGATACTGGATGGTCCTTCACGTGTTTTATGTAAATGCTTCtcaatttttaatatacataagaATCAtcttgagagtttttaaaatgcaCCTTCTGGTTTCGTAGTTTTGGGGGAAGGGTCTGAGATTTTGCATTACTAATGAGCTCTCATATTTTGCTCTTCTGCTGGAGCACAGACTACAATTTGAGTAGCAAAGTTCTATGTCATTGTGCCCTCCTGACCCTATGAGGACTCGGTCTTACagttgaggaagctgagactcagagagctcCTAGGGGCTCATCATGTTTTGGACCCAGTTCTGCCTGCACACAAAGCGGGAAAACTCAGCTGATGAGGGGCCAAAGTCCTTGAGTTCTCTCCATGCCCTCCCTTCCCGGGGAATCTTGCTACTATAAGCTCAGCCAAGCGTGAGACTCAGGCACGTGTTTGCCTGGAATGTCTATATTACACATTATTCCTTCCTTAGACAGAAGGAGCTGCTCATGACCCCAGGTGGATATCCTGGAGCCTGCCGAGCTGTCTCCATGACCTCATGCCTCTGCCCTAGCCTGCCCTGCTAACAGCTCATCCCTCCCGCCCTCCTGCCTACCGGTAGACAGTTGTCTAGGATTGCAGCTGCCCTAAGGGCTCACTTTTCCTCTCAACTTCTTCCTGCTTAGCTGTCTAGAGTCTCcagccctctcctgcctccctttgTCTATTGTCCCAATACTCTTAGTTTGTCTTAGTCACTGTCTCATCAATGCCTCTTGGCATCTTCATCCCACAGTAGTTAGGGACTTTTGACCTAGACCCTGAAGGGGAAAAGGGGGTGTGATGTGGGCCCCTGTCTAGGACTAGAGGGCAAGACTCAGGTCTTCTGGGAGCAAAGGACTCAAGTGTGGTCCCTGTAGTGGCAGTGGAAGCTGGCCAGCCTGCTGGCTGGAGATTGCAGCATGTATTTGATTtactaaagaaaacaagaagcaCTGTGAGTGTGATGGAGGGAAGAGGTGCTAGTGCCAGAGAGATTATGGGTCTGTCAACTGGATAGATAGGAAAGGATTGTTCCTCCCAGtgtccctttttcttccttccccatgGGGCTGGAGAAAGTTATCCTGCCCCTCACATCACATTTCTACTCCCATGACTTTGCCTGGACCCAGGTTTAAGGAAACTCTTAGAATGTTCGTGTAAGAAGGTAATTCAGAGCAGAGCTCATCAACCTCTctctgcaaagggccagatagtaaatatttttgactttgtggGCCATGTGGACTCAGTCATAGCTGCATGTGCTTGTCACTATAGCATAAAAGCAGCCCTAGAccacatgtaaacaaatgggcatggctgtatcccaataagaatttatttatggacactgaaattttaatCCACACACTTTTGTGTGTCACAAAACacatattcttcttttgatttttttttcaatcattaaaaaatataaaaactaattgggaggggaaaaaataattgcctatgaaacaacggacaaaggattaacctccaaaatatacaagcagctcatgaagcttaataccaaaaaaagcaaataacccaatccacaaatgggcagaagacctaaatagacatttctccaaagaagacatacagatggctaacaaacacatgaaaacatgctcaacatcactaatcatcagagaaatgcaagtcaaagccacaatgaggtatcacctcacaccagtcagaatggccatcatcacaaaatctggaaaccacaaatgttggagagggtgtggagaaaagggaactctgctgcactgttggtgggactgcaagttggtacagccactatggaaaacaatttggaggttccttaaaaaactacaaatagaactaccatatgatccagtaatcccactcctgggcatatacccaaagaaaaccataatcccaaaagaaacttgtaccataatgtttattgcagcactatttacaatagccaggacatggaagcaacctaaatgcccatcaacaaatgaacggatacagaagatgtggcatatatatacaatggaatattactcagctataaaaagggatgagatggagctatatgtaatgaggtggatagaactacaatctgtcatacagagtgaagtaagtcagaaagagaaggacaaatattgtatgctaactcacatatacggaatctaaaaatggtactgatgaactcagtgacaagaacaaggacgcagatacagagaatggactggagaactcgaggtatgggagggggcggggggtgaaggggaagctgagacgaagcgagagagtagcacagacagatatatatactaccaactgtaaaatagtcagtgggaagttgtggtataacaaagggagtccaactcaaggatggaagatgccttagaggactggggcagggagggtgggggggactcgagggcggggagtcaaggaagggagggaatatggggatatgtgtataaaaacagatgattgaacctgatataccccccaaaaaaaaataataaaaaaaaaaataaaaaaacaaaacaaaacaaaaaaaacagatgattgaacttggtgtaccccccaaaaaaataataattaaaaaaaaaactaattgggagactgggataccaaattgtactctctaaatatatgcagtttattataaaaaataaaaaaataaaaagttaaaaaaatatataaaaactatcCTTCAGTCACTGGGCTAAGCCATTCTTAGCTTATTCTTGGCTGGTAGTTTGCCAATTCCTCATCTAAAGTCCAGTGTTTCTCCAACTCTGTTTCCCAGGGTCATGGTCAAATACTTGTGGGAAAGGCTGGGTTGACCCATGCTGGGACCCCTGCCACTACAGGGCACTATAGGTTTCCAAGGGGGGCTAGCACATGCCAGGCTTCTCTAATTTACTGACAATTGCATGGAGAGTCTTGCAGACAAGCATTCCTCAGGACTAGATTCAGTGGAACATGCTTTGGGAGCACTGCTCCTTCTACACCCAGAGAACTGAAGGCTGAGCACCTTGCTAGCTGGGCACATGGCCAGGTCTCTTGTTGGCACTGGTgctcctgacacagccctgccgcCTCCCCTGGGTGACCCCAGGCAGAGCAGTACTGCCCAGGCTAGTCCACCAGCACACCAAGGCCCCCAGCTTTCCGGACCTGGCCACACACAGCAGCTTCCTTATTTTTCCTGAACCTAAGAAGGGGCACATGTTGATTATACACCTGGGTGGCTGCATGTCAGGAAACACTCCTAAAACTCTTGTCCCTGACAGATTAAAGGAGAAGTATTTCTTGGCTATCCTTGGCCTCTGGGTTACTGTCGCATCATTAATAGGGCTTCATTATTGAGTGAGTTTTGGCAGTAAGGAGACTAGTGTCCTCTGTACAGTAATGATTGATTGACATGTGTATAGGGATGACAAAGCACCTCTTTGTCGTTTTCGCATTTGCTCTTTACACCTGCCCTCTCGGGGCTGGCGggatagttttttgtttgtttgcttgttttaattttatgcatGCAGAAACTGAGGTGTGAGGTAGCTAGATGACCTGCCCCTGTCCCACTGCCAATGTCACACtgccagtggcagagccagaattcagacCAGGGTCTCACCTCACCTCAGGGGCGCTTTCTCCATTGTCCCATTGTCTCAGAGTGACGGGTGACTAGGCAGTGAAGTAATTCTCTAGGAAAGCATGACCAATTTCCCTTTCTCcacctccctcttcttcctccgcccctcccctgcagcccctgtaTATATGAAGCTCCACAAAGCCTGGCTTGCCTGCCCACCTTTACTTTTGAAACAGCTTCCCTAGCTGGAACAGAAGCCTTCCATCCACAGTTACACTCCTGATCGGTGAATGGTGGAGGTACCTGCCCAACCTTCTTTCCTTACCTCTATAGGAACCAGCCACCTCCAAACAGCAAACCCTCAAGCATCACTTCTAGGACCTGAGGTGAGTGATGGGAGATTCTTAAGTACTTGGCTTTGAAGCCTTACACTGACCGCTGCCCTATTGGGAACAGGGGCTGGGGAATGGCAGAAGTCAAAGTTTCCAGTGTTTATGTAGGGTGAGAGATACCCCGAGGAGGAGCTGCGTTCTCAGGTTTAACACCAGGAAGAATTCAGGCTGGAGGACAGGAAGGCCAGGAGGATCATGAGGCCCAGAGATGAATCTGCAAAAGAGGCTGCAGAGCCTGTGGAGTTTGAAAGAAGGGAATGGAAAGCCTCTGAGGGAGAGGCTGAAGCAGAGAGCTGCATGACAGGACAATGGGTGCTGGCCCTGGGCCCACTTCTCAGGCCCGTGTGTTGGCAGGCGCTCAGGAGACAGGCCTTCTCTCAGCTTCCTGCTCAGTCTAGGGGTGGAAGCCTGAGCGTCCTCAGGTGTGAGACCAGGGCCAGGAgtaagaaggaggggagggactgAGCtctgaggaaagaaggaaggaagagatgcAAAGGGCAAAGAAGTCAGGGAGAAGAAATCTCTGCATACAATTATGACAGACAGACAATGGGGTTCCCTTCCTCTAGCTTGAGGCTCTTCACACAGCCATTCAGCGGAAGATTTTAAAGGTGATTCATCTGGAAATCTGATTCCTCCTCTTGCTCAGTTACCTGAAAAGTTAATTCTTAGAGTCAAGAGTGAGCCAATCAGTTGGGGTGGCAGAGTGAATGTGGGACCGTAACCCCCCAGCTCACCGCCCCTGTGGGCCAGGATTAAACCCACGGCTCCTCGTGACAAGGAGTCAGATCCTGGGGAGGAAAGATAGATCTGCCCATGTGTGCCCGGTCACTTAAGGACAGAACTCAGACAGGCAAATGCCTAGTGAAGCTCTCTGTCCTTCCGAGTTTGGGCTCCCTATACGTGCTCTTTGGCGCATTATAACTCCccatttcttcactctttttgATTACATTTTGACCAGCAGGTTGTTGGCTAGAGAGGACCGTAAGGGAGCAAGAAAGGAGGTGCAGGGGGTGTGTGTGACACAGATGGgcgtgggggggggtgggggagggcagagagtggGAAAGCCAGATCAGTGGGTGTGAGGCTGAGGGACAAAAGACCCTTGCCCCACCCCAGGGCGCCACAGCTAAGCCACATGTTTGAATTATTCTAACACTGGGAACCCAGCCTAGTTTCAGGTTTCCCATCTGTGTGGCCCCGAGGCTGGCCGAGGAGCATGACTCGGGGCAGAGGGCCTGCCTCAGAGGGATGCCTCCCTTTCTCCCAGCAGCATCCTCCTGGTCCTTCCTTTGCTGCAGATGGGCTCTCCTGTGCACATGGCTGCCCTGCCTTGCCTGAGTCTGATCCTGCTTCTCTGGAGCCCCGGGCCAGGGGTCCAGGGCCGAGAATTCCAATTTGGGCCCTGCCAAGTAGAAGGGGTAATTCTCCAAGAACTGTGGGAGGCCTTCCAGGCCATAAAGGACACTGTGGTGAGTGAAGCGGTGTTCTGGACCTGGTCGTGGGAAGGATTCTGGGTAGAGggtaatatgagggtgagtcaaaaatgatccgcactcgggctgcagaatttatagttctaatataactggagtgtgggtCAATTTTGACTCACCTCATATTTTATGATCATGGAACCCTTGGTAGCTTGCGAATCGTTTTCCTATCTAGGAACTTAGTTAAGTCAGAGGTATCACAAGCCCATATTTCCTCTTGtacttgaggaaactgaggctcagaaagatgtGCCCAGTCTATAGGAAAAGAAACAGCCCACGAGGAATAGAAAAAGGAACCTGATTCCTTTGATCTTCATCTACGTCCCAGGGGGACGTGAGACTCCACCAATGGGAAGTTATGGGAAAATACTTTGGGACCAGCTAGAGTTTTCACCTACTGCTTTGCCAGCTCCTGCTAGTCTGTTCCCACCTGCTTAGGCCTTGAGTAAAGGTTGAAAGAATGTTTAATGCTGAGTTGGGAAGGAATGGTTAATGCAGTGTGTAACACGTACTCCTTAAAGGTCACTCCAGATGCAAGGCAGAAAGAAGGAACTTGACAAGGCAgcctggggagaagggagagtgCTGGGCTAGGACAGGACACCTCTGTGTGATCCTGACCTTGAAACCAACCCATACAGCAAACCCCAACCTCCGCCCCCATCAATTTCCTTATTTGCACAACGAGGAGGTAGGACAAAGGAGCTCTAAAACTCCTCCTCTCAGTGATTCTTTAGCTTGAAATTCAAGATCTGTGATGAGTGGTGGGCTGCCTGGGAAGCTCTGAGGTGCCGGCTCCCCCATTCCCCATGGAATAGGAGGTAACATCCTGCTCCTAGTGGGTCCTAAACCAAACGGGCTTATTTCTTCCTGCCTCACGTGACCAAAGGAATCAAACAGGTCCTTCATCAAAGCTCTAAGAACTCCTGGGATTCCATCTGCCCCgtggggtgggtggggcctggggggaAGATTAGTGGTTTTCTGGGGCTAAAACCTTGTATTCCCATTTCAGGGGCCAGCTCAGCATGGCCCTTCTTGGGTCCTCCTTCTGGCCTCTGAGATCTCACAGACTGGATAGATTTAGGGGTCTCGGGAAGCAGCATGTATTTGCAAGGTTGGTTTCAATGCTGACTCCCAACCTGGAGACATCTGTTCTTTCTGTTCCCAAAGCAAGCTCAGGATAACATCACGAGTGTCCGGCTGCTGCGGAAGGAGGTTCTGCAGAACGTCTCGGTAATCAGACGCTGGGGAAGGACGGTGCCTCCCCTGGGTGGCTGGTCTTCTGTGGGGGAGGCTGAGGGACTGTCTAGTGGAGGCTGAGACGTCGCTTCTGCCCAGGACTGAGCCTGCACAGGACAGGGCTGGGCAGTGAGCTGGAGAAGTAACATCTGGGATCGTCACCTCAGTATCTGGAGTATGTGAATGTAAGATATGAGGAGAGGAGCGAGGACTGACGCTTGTAAACATCTGTCTCCCTTTAACCAGAGGTGCCATCAACCTAGATTTCTCTTCCGCTTTTGTCAGCCCAGTGAGCATCTGCCTAGGCTTCTTCCACGCCGCTACTTTTTTCTCACGTGTTACTCATCACCCATCTAGGCAGTGAGCACAAACGATAAGCCCTCATGCCCGAGAGTCCGTCAGCTTCTCTCTGTGGCACCTCAGGGGGCCAGGGTGCAATTCCTGTGCTCAAGGatactagttttcttttctcatttcttctccttCCAAGCCTTTTCCCTGGCAACTCTCAACCAACCAAGATCTGGTGCTTTTTAAGGCCCATCACCACCCACAGCTATTAGAGAGGCCACATGGTATAGAAGAAAGAATACTAACCAGAAGGGAGTCCTGAGGGCTAGGCCTGTGTCTGCCACTGACCGGCCATGGACCCTCGGCGAGTCTCTCCTTTCTGGATCTGTGGTTCCTCCTGTCAAACAAAGGCGCCTGAAGGCTCCTTAAGATCTAACATTTATCAGCATCTCCTAGAGGATCCCTTCCTCTACTGTGCCTGTCTTGCCTTGCGTGGCGTGTGAAAGGTTCATCgagggctggggtgggcagaGGCCTCGGCTCCACAGTGACCCCGCCCCTCCCTAGGAGGCCGAAAGCTGCTACCTCATCCAAGCCCTGCTGAAGTTCTACTTGAACACCGTCTTCAAAAACTACCATGATAAGGCAGTTCAATTCAGGATCCTGAAGTCATTCTCTACTCTGGCCAATAACTTTATTGTCATCGGGTCAAAACTGCAACCCAGTGTAAGTAGAACAAAGCTGGGACTGA includes:
- the IL24 gene encoding interleukin-24 → MGSPVHMAALPCLSLILLLWSPGPGVQGREFQFGPCQVEGVILQELWEAFQAIKDTVQAQDNITSVRLLRKEVLQNVSEAESCYLIQALLKFYLNTVFKNYHDKAVQFRILKSFSTLANNFIVIGSKLQPSKEKEMFSISESARRRFLLFQHAFKQLDREAAVTKAFGEVDILLTWMEKFYQL